A DNA window from uncultured Methanoregula sp. contains the following coding sequences:
- a CDS encoding DEAD/DEAH box helicase, which translates to MNTRIQFSDFNLSREIGKAIEDMGFEEPSPIQALAIPLIQAGRDVTAQAQTGTGKTAAFGIPVIEKIDPTKRSVQAIVLCPTRELCIQIAEEFSNLLAHMPRILVLPVYGGQPIERQLRALQSGVHIVIGTPGRVMDHLDRRTLKLDDVTTVVLDEADQMLDMGFRDDIELIIRKTPQNRQTLLFSATLPQPILDISKRFQNKPEFVRVQYAELTVPQIAQSYMEVKDREKLDVLCRLIDLEDPQLAIVFCNTKRRAEELSGKVRARGYRADELHGDMKQSQRDRVMGGFRKGSIDILIATDVAARGIDVDDVDLVINFDVPQDVEYYVHRIGRTGRAGKSGKAITFVAPRDFTKLREIMHYAKVQIARVPIPSESDVAETRTRVMIDRVHEIIAAGGLEQYIRIIETETEGDLQTIEIAAALLKIQMESGTEPAAEKRQQEVDFADTGAEPGMVRFFLAVGRQHKVAPKDIVGAIAGETGIPGKAIGAIRILDAYSFVEVPKEHASDVYSIMKERTIRNQPTGIEPAAAGKRAY; encoded by the coding sequence ATGAATACAAGAATCCAGTTTTCCGATTTCAACCTCTCGCGCGAGATCGGCAAAGCCATAGAAGATATGGGCTTCGAAGAGCCCTCGCCTATCCAGGCACTAGCAATCCCCCTCATCCAGGCAGGGCGCGATGTGACCGCCCAGGCCCAGACCGGCACCGGGAAGACTGCGGCGTTCGGTATCCCCGTCATCGAGAAGATCGATCCAACCAAGCGATCCGTCCAGGCGATAGTACTCTGTCCAACCCGGGAACTCTGCATCCAGATCGCCGAGGAGTTCTCAAACCTCCTCGCGCATATGCCCAGAATCCTTGTGCTTCCGGTATACGGCGGCCAGCCAATCGAGCGGCAGCTCCGGGCGCTCCAGTCGGGAGTTCACATTGTCATCGGCACACCGGGACGGGTCATGGATCACCTGGACCGGCGCACTCTCAAGCTCGACGATGTCACCACGGTTGTGCTCGACGAAGCCGACCAGATGCTCGATATGGGATTCCGCGACGATATCGAACTGATCATTCGGAAAACGCCCCAGAACCGGCAGACCCTGCTCTTCTCGGCAACGCTCCCGCAGCCGATCCTCGATATCTCGAAACGGTTCCAGAACAAGCCCGAGTTCGTCCGCGTCCAGTACGCCGAACTCACCGTTCCGCAGATCGCCCAGTCCTACATGGAAGTCAAGGACCGGGAGAAACTCGACGTGCTCTGCCGGCTCATCGATCTCGAAGACCCGCAGCTTGCAATTGTTTTCTGCAACACCAAGCGTCGGGCAGAAGAGCTCTCGGGGAAAGTCCGGGCCCGGGGTTACCGCGCAGACGAGCTGCACGGGGACATGAAGCAGTCCCAGCGGGACCGGGTCATGGGAGGGTTCCGCAAGGGATCCATCGACATCCTGATCGCAACCGATGTCGCGGCCCGCGGTATCGATGTCGACGATGTCGACCTGGTCATCAATTTCGACGTTCCTCAGGACGTTGAGTATTACGTTCACCGCATCGGCAGGACCGGCCGGGCCGGCAAGAGCGGGAAAGCCATCACGTTTGTTGCACCCCGCGACTTCACCAAGCTCCGCGAGATCATGCACTATGCCAAGGTCCAGATCGCCCGTGTTCCGATACCTTCCGAGAGCGATGTGGCCGAGACCCGCACCCGGGTCATGATCGACCGGGTGCACGAGATCATTGCGGCAGGCGGTCTCGAGCAGTACATCCGGATCATCGAGACGGAAACGGAAGGCGACCTTCAGACAATCGAGATCGCTGCAGCCCTTCTGAAGATACAGATGGAATCCGGCACCGAACCGGCAGCCGAGAAGCGGCAGCAGGAAGTGGACTTTGCCGACACCGGCGCAGAGCCGGGGATGGTCCGGTTCTTCCTTGCCGTGGGCAGGCAGCACAAGGTTGCCCCAAAGGACATTGTCGGGGCAATAGCGGGCGAGACCGGGATCCCCGGAAAAGCGATTGGAGCCATCCGGATTCTCGATGCCTACTCGTTTGTCGAGGTGCCAAAGGAGCACGCGAGTGATGTCTACTCAATCATGAAAGAGCGGACCATCCGCAACCAGCCAACCGGCATCGAACCGGCAGCGGCGGGCAAGCGGGCCTATTAA
- a CDS encoding DUF308 domain-containing protein: protein MDDHHHLRWKSMILLGLFCAIVGVILLFFPGQATLFFLQIAGIVVILLSAIFLVEGLFIDTEGISKWVVLCLGIAGVIVGIFTIAAALIVVVAAGLLLGIFLILFGIGETILGLTMSIAEPMVRFVLAVLGILAVVVGVFLLLHPAATIEVIAILVGLYLFVYGLMQVSHGLNERRKEKETVVKHL, encoded by the coding sequence ATGGACGATCATCATCATCTCCGCTGGAAATCCATGATACTGCTGGGCCTGTTCTGTGCCATCGTGGGAGTCATCCTCTTGTTCTTCCCCGGCCAGGCAACCCTGTTCTTCTTACAGATTGCAGGTATAGTTGTCATCCTGCTCTCCGCTATCTTCCTTGTCGAGGGCCTCTTCATCGATACCGAAGGAATATCGAAGTGGGTTGTCCTCTGTCTCGGGATCGCCGGGGTCATCGTTGGTATCTTCACGATAGCAGCAGCCCTCATCGTTGTCGTTGCCGCAGGTCTCCTGCTTGGAATTTTCCTCATTCTTTTCGGGATAGGGGAGACGATTCTCGGCCTCACCATGAGCATTGCCGAACCCATGGTCAGGTTCGTGCTCGCGGTCCTTGGGATCCTTGCAGTCGTTGTGGGGGTATTCCTGCTCCTTCATCCGGCAGCAACCATCGAGGTCATTGCGATCCTTGTCGGCCTGTACCTCTTTGTCTACGGCCTGATGCAGGTCTCGCACGGACTCAACGAGCGCCGGAAGGAAAAAGAGACCGTTGTCAAACACCTCTGA
- a CDS encoding PGF-pre-PGF domain-containing protein, with product MRFHPLKRLIYAALLIGLLLVPFATATDQGGVMHPNASELADDAADYSAATVFDAVSEPGSSDPVYVVNDFPKKSYREWNQGECGNCWVWTGTALLSQSYYNYSGIATPLSIQFFNSNYENGNINRNHPGDWACTGGNVEEFARAYNAGLDQTYAGLPFVVPWDNYNASYKDRSNDGNENTTTVLPKELMTITPNIGFNRINPERVLSKTPTNQTEAIRNMTAVLLDGKVMYYSHKWPDDKNYTVWKDLWENQPDGLYDPDSLNGSLYNTSSGEGSSHAMVLIGYNKTDADDSKWYWIVQNSWGDSTAGRANGQFRLKMKINYDARFTDNDPVMQFWVYNVTWKTDPTVTSITPSSRENTGFIDFNLAGTGFRSGAVVNLTRSGASDITASEVTVASPAKITGIFDLTTAVAGKYNVVVTNTDNRSGTLVSGFTVVSEAPSPADSSDEDSSESASLTSPGGAAGQAMMFDLRNQLSETDPAEVVSVDVVPAETLGQTELMVVDGARVDTAGLEGRTVNQVMSLTLVGVNPSKIDHADISFTVSRSWLEAHNLKPENIVLMRNTGGVWTELPTAINRQTANAFYFTARTPGFSYFAVTTRKNISGGTVTTEATIPATGAATVPATAVPSATLPSSPRGTISAPLATNPSTANNTMAAPAGGAGSGIPFLPAIAGTAAIIVVVIGGIFLQRWWIRRQNPALFRKYD from the coding sequence ATGAGATTTCATCCCCTGAAACGATTGATCTATGCTGCACTTCTGATAGGCCTTCTTCTTGTTCCGTTCGCAACGGCAACCGATCAGGGCGGGGTTATGCATCCGAATGCTTCAGAACTGGCGGATGATGCAGCAGACTACAGTGCTGCCACGGTCTTCGATGCGGTGAGCGAACCGGGGAGTTCGGATCCGGTTTACGTTGTCAATGACTTCCCCAAGAAATCCTACCGTGAATGGAACCAGGGAGAGTGCGGCAACTGCTGGGTCTGGACCGGCACCGCCCTTCTCTCCCAGTCGTATTACAATTATTCGGGGATCGCAACACCACTCTCGATACAGTTTTTCAACTCGAATTATGAGAACGGGAATATCAACAGAAACCACCCCGGTGACTGGGCATGTACCGGGGGAAACGTGGAGGAGTTTGCCCGGGCCTACAATGCAGGACTCGACCAGACGTATGCCGGCCTCCCGTTCGTTGTTCCCTGGGATAATTACAATGCCTCATACAAGGACAGGTCGAATGACGGCAACGAGAATACCACTACGGTGTTACCGAAAGAACTGATGACGATAACCCCGAACATCGGGTTTAACAGGATCAATCCTGAACGGGTTCTCTCCAAAACGCCAACGAACCAGACCGAGGCAATACGGAATATGACCGCAGTCCTTCTCGATGGAAAAGTCATGTATTATTCCCACAAATGGCCGGACGACAAAAATTACACGGTCTGGAAAGACCTCTGGGAGAATCAACCGGATGGATTGTATGACCCGGATTCCCTGAATGGTTCCCTGTACAATACCTCATCAGGAGAGGGCAGCAGCCATGCCATGGTGCTTATCGGGTACAACAAGACCGACGCTGATGACTCAAAATGGTACTGGATCGTGCAGAACAGCTGGGGGGATTCCACGGCCGGAAGGGCAAATGGCCAGTTCAGGCTCAAGATGAAGATAAATTACGATGCACGGTTCACCGACAATGATCCGGTCATGCAGTTCTGGGTGTACAATGTCACGTGGAAGACCGATCCCACGGTGACTTCAATCACCCCGTCCTCAAGAGAGAACACCGGTTTTATTGACTTCAACCTTGCCGGAACCGGGTTCCGTTCCGGGGCGGTCGTGAACCTTACGAGATCGGGAGCATCCGACATTACCGCATCCGAAGTTACGGTAGCGTCGCCGGCAAAAATCACCGGAATATTTGATCTCACGACTGCAGTAGCGGGGAAGTATAATGTCGTCGTGACCAATACCGACAACCGTTCCGGAACGCTTGTGAGCGGATTTACCGTAGTTAGTGAAGCCCCATCCCCCGCGGATTCGAGCGATGAGGATTCGAGCGAATCCGCTTCGCTGACCTCGCCCGGAGGAGCGGCGGGGCAGGCCATGATGTTCGATCTCAGGAACCAGCTCTCGGAGACCGACCCGGCCGAGGTTGTTTCCGTTGATGTTGTACCGGCCGAGACCCTGGGCCAGACCGAACTTATGGTGGTGGACGGGGCCAGGGTCGACACTGCAGGGCTCGAAGGTCGTACCGTCAACCAGGTGATGTCCCTGACCCTGGTCGGCGTCAACCCATCTAAGATCGACCATGCGGACATCAGCTTCACCGTCTCCCGCTCCTGGCTCGAAGCACATAACCTGAAGCCGGAGAACATAGTCCTGATGCGGAACACCGGGGGCGTATGGACAGAACTTCCGACAGCGATCAACCGCCAGACCGCGAATGCATTTTATTTCACGGCAAGAACACCGGGATTCTCGTACTTCGCAGTAACCACCAGGAAGAATATATCCGGAGGGACTGTAACAACGGAGGCAACTATTCCGGCAACCGGAGCCGCCACTGTACCGGCTACCGCCGTTCCCTCAGCCACGCTCCCGTCATCACCCCGTGGCACCATATCGGCACCGCTCGCGACAAACCCCTCAACAGCAAATAATACGATGGCTGCTCCCGCCGGGGGTGCGGGATCGGGGATCCCATTCCTGCCGGCTATTGCAGGAACCGCTGCAATCATTGTCGTGGTTATCGGGGGGATATTCCTGCAGCGGTGGTGGATCAGGAGGCAGAACCCGGCGCTCTTCCGGAAGTACGACTGA
- a CDS encoding MFS transporter: MDQTNLPEGKAGERGGKGVHYKWIALSNTTIAMFMAAVNGSIILISLPAIFNGININPLTSFQYLLWMLMGYGVVTATLLLSFGRLSDIYGRVRLYNIGFLIFTIGSILLFLTPDSGDAGAIELIIFRLLQAVGAAFIFSNSAAILTDAFPPDERGKALGLNQVAALSGSFIGLLIGGILAVYNWRYVFLISVPFGVIGTIWAFYRLKEPKYERNTHSLDIWGNISFIGGLTIFLIGITYALMPYGNDPMGWGDPWVIASLVIGILLLCAFPFIEKRVKDPMFQMDLFKIRSFTYGNAANFLSALARGGVMIILILLLQGIWLPLHGYSYESTPFWAGVFMLPMTIGFVITGPISGLFSDKYGAKWISTIGMILVGVSFLILAVLPYNFDYLPFSLALLIMGMGNGMFASPNAAAIMNSVPPSERGVTSGMMSTLMNSGMVVSMGMFFTIIVVGLTREFPLALASSLQEIGASSLLPAMSAIPPTGALFAAFLGYNPAQMILSGLSPAVAASIAPATVATLTGVTWFPTTLAHAFMPSLALTFYTGALISFVAAVLCAMRGDKYVHDTDAKTGK, from the coding sequence GTGGACCAGACAAACCTTCCAGAAGGTAAGGCAGGTGAACGTGGGGGTAAAGGCGTCCACTACAAGTGGATAGCCTTATCGAATACCACGATCGCCATGTTTATGGCGGCTGTGAACGGGAGCATCATCTTAATCTCCCTGCCGGCGATCTTCAATGGCATCAACATCAATCCTCTCACCTCGTTCCAGTACCTTCTCTGGATGCTGATGGGGTACGGGGTAGTGACTGCAACCCTCCTGCTCAGTTTCGGCCGTCTCTCCGATATTTACGGGAGAGTGCGGCTGTACAATATCGGGTTTCTCATCTTCACGATAGGTTCGATCCTCCTCTTCCTCACCCCGGATTCCGGGGACGCGGGAGCCATAGAGCTCATCATCTTCCGCCTGCTCCAGGCAGTTGGCGCTGCGTTCATCTTCTCCAACAGCGCTGCGATCCTGACCGACGCATTCCCTCCGGACGAGCGGGGCAAGGCGCTGGGCCTCAACCAGGTAGCGGCACTCTCAGGCAGCTTCATCGGCCTTCTCATCGGGGGCATCCTTGCGGTCTACAACTGGCGGTACGTTTTTCTCATCAGCGTGCCCTTCGGCGTGATCGGCACGATCTGGGCGTTCTACCGGCTCAAGGAGCCGAAGTACGAACGGAACACCCATTCCCTTGACATCTGGGGGAACATCTCATTCATCGGCGGCCTGACCATCTTCCTCATCGGGATAACCTACGCCCTGATGCCCTATGGGAACGACCCGATGGGCTGGGGCGATCCGTGGGTTATTGCATCGCTCGTCATCGGGATCCTGCTCCTGTGTGCATTCCCGTTCATAGAGAAGCGGGTCAAAGACCCGATGTTCCAGATGGATCTCTTCAAGATCAGGAGTTTCACGTACGGGAACGCTGCAAACTTTCTCTCCGCCCTTGCACGCGGAGGGGTGATGATCATCCTCATCCTGCTCCTGCAGGGCATCTGGCTCCCGCTTCACGGGTACAGCTACGAATCAACGCCATTCTGGGCAGGCGTCTTCATGCTCCCCATGACCATAGGGTTTGTAATCACGGGGCCGATATCCGGGTTGTTCTCAGACAAGTACGGCGCTAAGTGGATCAGTACCATCGGGATGATTCTTGTGGGAGTCTCGTTCCTGATCCTCGCGGTGCTGCCCTATAACTTCGATTACCTGCCGTTTTCACTGGCACTCCTGATCATGGGGATGGGCAACGGGATGTTCGCCTCGCCGAACGCAGCCGCGATTATGAACTCGGTTCCCCCATCCGAGCGGGGCGTGACGTCCGGTATGATGTCGACCCTGATGAACTCGGGGATGGTCGTGAGCATGGGCATGTTCTTCACGATAATTGTAGTCGGCCTCACCAGGGAATTCCCCCTTGCTCTTGCATCATCCCTGCAGGAGATCGGCGCTTCCTCGCTCCTCCCGGCCATGAGTGCGATACCCCCCACCGGGGCACTCTTTGCTGCATTCCTCGGCTACAACCCGGCCCAGATGATCCTCTCCGGCCTCTCGCCTGCGGTAGCAGCATCGATCGCACCGGCAACGGTTGCCACTCTTACCGGGGTCACCTGGTTCCCGACAACGCTCGCCCATGCGTTCATGCCATCCCTTGCCCTGACATTCTACACAGGGGCACTCATCTCGTTTGTGGCGGCAGTGCTCTGTGCCATGAGGGGAGACAAATATGTTCACGATACGGATGCAAAGACCGGGAAGTAG
- a CDS encoding universal stress protein, with translation MTEKLFENILIATDGSDRNTTAVQEAIRIAAGSGATLHAVYVTDTGAFESAPADLVVGETYSLIQEEAQDAVGKVRSLAGTVTVKTVVLEGKPATEIVRYAAENNIDLIVIGTQGKKGIERLLLGSVAETVIRRASCKVLVVK, from the coding sequence ATGACTGAAAAACTGTTTGAGAATATACTGATAGCAACGGATGGATCGGATCGGAACACCACGGCAGTCCAGGAGGCAATCCGGATCGCTGCAGGAAGCGGAGCAACCCTTCATGCCGTCTACGTCACCGATACCGGCGCATTCGAATCTGCTCCTGCGGACCTGGTTGTCGGAGAGACGTACAGCCTGATCCAGGAAGAGGCACAGGACGCGGTCGGAAAAGTCCGGTCCCTTGCCGGCACGGTAACAGTGAAAACGGTTGTTCTCGAAGGCAAACCTGCTACAGAGATCGTTCGTTACGCAGCGGAGAACAATATCGACCTGATCGTTATCGGCACACAGGGAAAGAAAGGGATAGAACGGCTCCTCCTTGGCAGCGTTGCCGAGACGGTTATCCGTCGTGCCAGCTGCAAAGTCCTCGTGGTAAAGTAA
- a CDS encoding YkgJ family cysteine cluster protein encodes MVIFSLIPIPYRREALVQERNSLYAYPVERLAGIIREIGFCCTHCAKCCTRSFNGHVFLLDRDVATVREIEPDALEPAPDPEFCDQNGTFYVSGYALKVKDDDAGSCWFLENGRCRIYDRRFAICRVYPYMLHREPDEHGTVDWRQFSGLDLHGEYHDKISEEESILLARETKEYENAFFSQEIRFLEGIEEYFGRHKLRHVQKVYDDQMRAFKKGKKLRVMVFCADSFEENWICLK; translated from the coding sequence GTGGTTATCTTTTCCCTGATACCGATCCCCTATCGTCGTGAAGCCCTGGTACAGGAAAGAAACAGCCTGTATGCCTACCCGGTCGAACGCCTTGCCGGCATCATCCGGGAGATCGGATTCTGCTGCACCCACTGCGCGAAATGCTGCACGCGGTCCTTCAACGGCCATGTCTTCCTTCTCGACCGGGATGTTGCAACAGTACGGGAGATCGAACCGGATGCACTTGAGCCCGCCCCGGATCCGGAATTCTGCGACCAGAACGGAACGTTCTATGTCTCGGGCTATGCCCTGAAAGTCAAAGATGATGATGCGGGTTCCTGCTGGTTTCTTGAAAATGGCAGGTGCAGGATTTATGATCGCCGCTTTGCCATCTGCCGGGTCTATCCCTACATGCTTCACCGGGAGCCGGATGAACACGGAACCGTTGACTGGCGACAGTTCTCGGGACTCGACCTCCATGGGGAATACCATGACAAGATCTCCGAGGAAGAATCCATTCTCCTGGCCCGGGAGACCAAGGAGTACGAGAACGCATTCTTCTCCCAGGAGATCCGGTTCCTGGAGGGTATCGAGGAGTATTTTGGCCGGCACAAGCTCCGGCATGTCCAGAAAGTGTATGACGACCAGATGCGGGCCTTTAAGAAAGGAAAGAAACTTCGGGTCATGGTCTTCTGCGCCGATTCCTTTGAAGAGAACTGGATCTGTCTGAAATAG
- a CDS encoding DUF504 domain-containing protein: protein MLTSHELLLKYWHDNRYTFSEIIICYVDRGALGDRSCAYGRDVQALESYYFQVATGRDTKYIPYHRIRKITYAGATMWDHGTLKEKKELPDS, encoded by the coding sequence ATGCTCACCAGCCACGAACTCCTCCTGAAGTACTGGCATGACAACCGCTATACTTTCTCGGAGATCATCATCTGTTATGTTGACCGGGGGGCGCTTGGCGACCGCTCCTGTGCGTATGGCAGGGATGTCCAGGCACTGGAATCCTATTATTTCCAGGTTGCAACCGGCAGGGATACCAAGTACATCCCCTATCACCGGATCCGGAAGATCACCTATGCAGGTGCAACAATGTGGGATCACGGTACGCTGAAGGAAAAAAAAGAATTACCGGACTCGTAA
- a CDS encoding metal-dependent hydrolase, which yields MFAIAHAFCGLLVGLAFLGITNDRRVVPLCILGALLPDLIDKPLALLVPALSCGRTLGHTLLFVLILSVIALIAFRYWHSILGIAFACSVFSHQICDSLWQQADTWFFPLRGPFPLMSVPDYTGYYLWLEITSPSEWLFLAASLVIAAGLLGRIPLRSLGLPIMAFILGLMGIFLITAGISGQGISFFAPSYTATPDVMAGLLALLGAAALILLYTGRIRNA from the coding sequence ATGTTTGCAATTGCCCATGCTTTCTGCGGGCTCCTGGTGGGTCTGGCATTTCTGGGCATTACCAATGACCGAAGGGTTGTACCGCTCTGCATCCTGGGAGCGCTGCTTCCTGATCTCATCGATAAGCCGCTTGCCCTGCTCGTGCCTGCCCTGAGCTGCGGGAGGACGCTTGGCCATACCCTGCTGTTCGTTCTCATATTATCGGTGATCGCCCTTATCGCGTTCAGGTACTGGCATAGCATCCTCGGGATTGCATTTGCTTGCAGCGTCTTCTCCCACCAGATCTGCGATTCCCTTTGGCAGCAGGCCGATACCTGGTTCTTTCCGCTTCGCGGGCCGTTTCCCCTCATGTCGGTACCGGATTATACCGGGTACTATCTCTGGCTGGAGATCACCTCGCCATCCGAATGGTTGTTTCTGGCAGCAAGCCTCGTTATTGCAGCGGGATTGCTTGGCAGAATTCCCCTGCGGTCGCTGGGACTCCCGATCATGGCGTTTATCCTCGGGCTTATGGGGATATTCCTCATCACCGCGGGGATCTCCGGCCAGGGGATCTCGTTCTTTGCCCCGTCGTACACTGCAACACCGGATGTCATGGCAGGTCTTCTGGCCCTCCTGGGAGCGGCGGCACTTATCCTGCTGTATACAGGCAGGATCAGGAACGCTTGA
- a CDS encoding tellurite resistance TerB family protein, translating to MGIFDKLTGKPATLNPKSALVLSAITVIAADGVIDEAEINDLAKIVRGDRKSIDTAMAVLKANKFPGVIDMVAATLDEKQKIATLAILCDLAMADGVLAGEEKQVLQMYMDKFGVSEATLKPIIEAIAVKNDFSIFS from the coding sequence ATGGGAATTTTTGACAAATTAACCGGAAAACCAGCAACGCTCAATCCGAAATCAGCACTCGTCCTCTCCGCAATCACGGTAATTGCCGCAGATGGCGTGATCGATGAAGCAGAGATCAATGACCTTGCCAAGATTGTCCGCGGCGACCGCAAATCCATTGACACTGCGATGGCGGTTCTCAAGGCCAACAAGTTCCCCGGCGTCATCGACATGGTTGCAGCAACACTCGATGAGAAGCAGAAGATCGCAACCCTTGCAATCCTCTGCGATCTTGCCATGGCCGACGGTGTACTTGCCGGTGAAGAGAAGCAGGTTCTTCAGATGTACATGGACAAGTTCGGCGTTTCTGAGGCAACCCTCAAGCCGATCATCGAGGCTATCGCTGTCAAGAACGATTTCTCTATCTTCTCATAA